The DNA sequence attgTTTACCGGCAGTCGCCCAGAGGATGATCTGATGGGTTTAGCTTCTGGTCCGTGGGGGGTTGAATACAGGCTGTTGGCTCTTTGTTCGGCCGCCGTGGTGTTGCAGATCTGGGTGAAATAGCCGGCCGGCACAGTGCTCATCGGTGGGCTGGACAGTCCGGTGCTGAAGAACTCAGTCTTCACTCCTCCGATGGGCAAAACCTTCATCTTCTGCTGCTGAGAGCAAGGCAGTCCCACTGCTGGACGACCCGGCGCCGTGGAGACGCCTTTAGGCATCCGCATCATTTTCCTGAATAAACTAAATTTAACCGGATCGGTTAGGCGAGGAGAgaagtgtgtttcttttctgcttAAACGCTCCCTGTGGTTGGCAGGCTGCCGCTGCCAATTCGGGCTTTCTGAGAAAATATATCTATATGACGCACCTGTGGTAACAATTCAGTCAATTACATTCAACAATTCAACTATTTTAAATGTCCAGTGCATGAGTTCAACATGCAATACTGACTTACTTTTTAATTATGCCCGTCACTAAATGCAGCAGCCGATGCGACGTTGTTATCCTTTGTCCGGTAACAAAGTGCAGGACAAACTTGCcatacaaattattaaaaacggCTGCCTACttataaaaacagatttaaacatCCAGTATTTTAAATCCGATACCAGAAGGCTTTCGGATCTCATTGAGATCAGGATCTTGTTGAGAGCTCCTCTGACGCTAAATCCGTCTGCGACTCCTGTCCATCCACCTCAGAGCTGCGCTCTCCATTCAAGAGAACAAGAGCTGGGGAAGAACTGCTTTTTACCGCCAAACCTCGTCCCGCGAAATTTGGATCTCCCGCGGTTAGATCTCGTCTCTGATTGGCTCATGACACGTTCGACTtgtcacatttacataaaacagTTGTGTCCTGATGGGGCTGTTCTCTTAAAGGGCCAGGGGCATATTTACGGGACAATGTTCTTTTATTGGCAGCCAGAAGCCCTGCAGTGAAATCACCATTTGCTATGTTGAATGTGAACACATCCAGCCGGTATAATCAGATATTTAAGTAGTAAGTTGTAACCTTACCGGTGCCACACTTACTGTGGTTATTGCAGAGATGGTGAgcataatacatttttcagtgcATCAAACTAAGCTTCCTTCCCTAGCCTTAAACTTTCAGCTATAATTACAGGAACAATATGTAGAAAACAAAGTTTACTGCgtatgtacaaaaataaaactcaccATTTACATACAAAACATATGTATTTACTATTTGATGTAATTGTggcttcacaaaaaaaaatattaataacttaataattatttatgtttactaaaagtgtgttttaatcaATTCTTAGGTCTAAAATCTGTGAGGATGTACAACAATGCAACATTCACcaactgtgtatttttaaatagcagaaaattgttttgttgaatTCTGGAAACACTCCTGTATTTATTTAAGGTAAGGGTTGGGTAGTAgggtttaaattattaaaaattgatacatttaaatattgtgtattcatgtagagaaaacaactgcctgtataattttaaagaaatagatCAAAATGGAGCGGCGTCACATAGGTTTGTATTAGAAGTGGTATTCGCCATGATGAAGTATATTGTGGCCTGGTGTAAGGTGTTACTGGGGAACGTCTGTAAATGATAAGTGGACTCATTCAGTAGCACTCTTGCTTATTGGCTCAGGGGAGATATTGAAAGAAAACAACCCCTCCCCCATCCACAGCTACCAAACCCAAGCCTTATGACTTGACCCCCACTGGCCAAGGCTACATAAACTTCCATCCAACACAGGCCTATTGTCATGCCTCAACTTGAACTACATTTCAAGTCTAAATATGCTCTGAGTGCAAGATACATGTTATACTTTCTTAGTTCTGCCCTTATTCCACTGGATTGGATCATTGTCTCTTGTTTGTCTCCACATAGTGTAGGCCAACACAATCATCTCCaccctctgtctcttcctctttacTGGTAAACTAAAAGTGTAGTGCAACTTATTGGTGGTGTTTCATAATCCAGCATCATGGGAATTCAGATTCATGCTTTGTTAAGATTCTCTGGTCTGTTTTAGTAGTGTCACAGCATATTGCACTGATCTAAATTagacatgaaaacaaattacacaaacaccATCCTTTcctgctattgtttttttttttgttgttacataTTACGGTTTTCAATGTAATGCTTTTCCCATGTTCGCAGACATTGGGCTTGGTCAGGAACAAGTGCTGAGGTGTGTAAAGCACAATGAAATTGAGCTGTACACTTAACACAAAGACATCATTAAGGCcacaatgtcatttttatttttgcattattatttGACTACTGATTTTCTTTGAAATCCATCCAAAATATGAAGGGATTTTAAAAGGGCAaggtattgttttgttttgtgagttTAGTCAGTGCAAGTAGTTTGAAATACCTCAAAGTACAGGTAGAAAAGTTgctgtcacatacacacatatggaCATGATGTTTAtagtgttgaaatgtttttctttgattgtATTACGATTATGTGACTAGTgaaattattgtattatatcatgatcctgcttttcttttttctccacttcacACAAACAGAACTCTATCCGGTATCAAACCATTCTGGATTTGTTTTAGGGTCAAAGGATTGCATTCCTATGTCAAAGCAGCTCTTGACCTGGCTGAAATGCATTTGCTTATCCTTAGAtgtaaaaatggacaaataacTAGTGTTTGAATTCCTTGAGAATCACAGCGAAGGTTGTTCCATTCACATCCTATAGTCCCATCTTGTGGTGCACACTGATACTGCATAAGGTGTGAGGTTTCAATTGCAGTCTACAGTGACAGTTAGCATCCAAAAGTCacattgtttattattgagggtGTACGTGTGATGTGTGGCATTTTTCACACATCACATGTACACACGTGTGTACTCTGGATAAAACTGAGATAAAACAGAAATCCTTGAAATactttttagaatttttaaacataagaTTATTGGATAGGTAAAATGGAAATCACATATTTGAGACACAGCACTATTTTAGGTAGAAATCAAATGTAAGCAAACATGTGATATTTGTCCTTCGTTACAAAAGGTCAAATCTCAATAATCTTTTCCATCAACAGGCTCAGATGGTAGGTTTGATTCATCAGAGGCTTGCTCAGATAAGTAGAAGCAAATCATCTTAGATATGAATGTGCCTCCGGTTTCCAACAGAAAATTGCTTACAAAGCAGCATTAGGACAGTTGGAAACACGTTTAAAGGCGTCAGTCACCAAAGCAATCTAAACAATGGCCATAAAAAGCATCAAGGCCAAACTATTAgcaaaacaacagagacaactTGCTAATTGGCGTCTTGCTTCATTATTTAGCATATTCAGTACATGATATGAAacgttttttctctctctctctgagagTACAGCTTGACATATTGATCTTCTAATAGTGTTATAAATTTTGGGCTGTCTGATTCTGCAAAGTCTATTACACTTTCAGTCTAGCCATGATTAGATGCTGTAAAAATGCTCCTCTttgtttaattcaattcaattcaactttatttctatagcgccaattcacaacaaagtcatctcaaggcactttacagaataaagtgactataaagactataaagatgtatagagaaaacccaataaTTCcctccttgagcaagccctaggcaacagtggagaggaaaaactccctttaatgggagaaacctccagccgaaccaggctcagggtgggcggccatctgccttgagcgGTTGGGGTGAGTTGATATTGTTGagaggagcaacaaaaagcaacagcaaaacatcgggcagtttggtaggaccagtagctgcccACTAGAAAActcacagctccaaagccagggacacctgcagaaagggtcagagagagggagacagagagggagaaacacaactacgggagaaaacacagagttaatgtcataaatTGATGATAATTGTGGgttgagaggagaggagagagggacaagaggaggaaaggaactcagtgcatcggggggatgggtcccccagcagtctaagcctatagcagcatgactataactaactataagctgtATCagagaggaaggttttaagaatagacttaaaagtagaataACAATTTGAGGTCTGATCAATAGTATATTCACTATTGAATGTTTCCTTACTATCAAAGCAACATTCTTTTGGAAACTTAGGTCACAGTTATATAATAATGGCTCTGCTGAGTAGATCAAATTTACCAGTGTCATCTGAACTTTGTGCTTTAATGAGATCTGACCTTTTGCACAAACAAGTTCAAACAATTAATAGTCTGACCAAGAAAAAGTACAGAACAAATGTCCTCTCCATTATGTGTGCCATgagtttacagtttaaaaaaatgtgaacattctAATTGTTTTACAATCTACATGGAAATATAACAGATTTCATATGTGGTCTCAGATTTTGGACCTCAGTGTATGTCAACGTGTGCATGGCACCAGGCATAATAATTGGAAACCACTACAACAACATAACTACACTTCTAAAATTCAAAAGCTAAACAATTCTTCAATggttataataaaaatgatttaaatcagCTAATTTTACTGCGTTCACATTGTGGATCTGTAattatgtacagtgtgttttctaCCACTAGATGGCGCTGCAATCTCATTGTTACCAGTAGGTTGAAGGTTATAACCCACTGAGGTTAGTTTATCCTACTCTTTGGGGTACTGGAGATATTCCTTTTTTTACTTCACTGCAAATAAATAGATAAGCAATGACACCACAGGTTGTTAATTTTAGGTAATTAGCCAAGATGACACAGACCCAACATTTTGATTGAGATTCCCGAGAAATGGACGCGGTGGAGCAATATGTTCAATGTTCAAACCAGTTTAGTGCAGTAATACTACTTTCCAAAAAATGTCATTAGACATTTGACTGTTTGCTATTTTCTGTGGGCCCGATAAGGCTAATTCCATGACTAAAGGGTTAAAACACTTGCAATAGGTCtaataaaaatctataaaatgCTTTCATAGGACAGTGAATGAATGCACCACTACAATGTGATGTTGTGCTTCCAGGGTCAAGGGAGTGCATTTATATGCATGCTGATCTGGTGCCATGAATATTGATGTGAATTCGAAAATCGTAGTCTGACTTTCAAGACTTATGAATGACCGCAATGGTTAGTTTGATGGTTTACAATCACGTAACATCCTCTCTTTTACACCCTTTAGGAAGTTCAGCTGCTTTAAACTGCTGGTACCTCATTCTTTGGAAAAATAGAAGTTCTCACAGGAAACTCCCTTTGTTTGATTTCCAACCACTCAACCTCAAGATTCATCTGAATACATCCTGTTGTATCAGCACTTCATTGTCATCCAAAGCCAGAAAGTTATGTCAGCATCACGCTTATCGTCTGCAGCACACAGTAGTTCATACTAATTTTTTGCCCCATTTCAAATACTACATGCCTGACAAATAGTTTcacatcagtttttatttaattacataaGAACATACATAGAAAGcaaattttatattaaagagTTTATGAAACTCACTGCATAGTCTGTAGAAATAACACAATCCctacaaacatttacaattaactCTAGTGTAGAGTTCTGATTATACCCCCCAAAAATCCAAACTCCcattcagaaaaaacaaaacaatatccAAAATTACTCAACTGACATACCCACTGCAGACATGTACACATTTGTAAGAAGTTGTAACAGTCTCCTTTAGAAAACAGACCAGGGGGTGAAAAAGGCAGGAATAATAATCTGCTGTGACACTTGTGTAAGAATTCAAGTTGTGTGAGTTAGACCCACAAAAGTCTTGTTTGGAATGAAACacgaaaaggaaaataaaagcatttctaCTTCTATGGGGAATCccgttttttttaaaggagcatAAAAAGCTGGTTGCTTTCACACATCTTTGGTGTGTTGATTTGTCTGTCCAGGGGCCAAAGAATGAGTCTCTGTTTTCCTGCTCACACACTACTGTTGATTCCCACTCATCTAGGAAACAGTccacttttttctgtcttttctttcttcgagctctccacctccctcctcctccttcactctTTCAAATACCTATCCCACCCTTTCTGTCCCTCTTGTCCTCTTGCCCGGAGTGAAGTGGAGACATGTGTTTCCCTGCACCTGCatggagagaaaggaagaaaagtgAAGTCAgatctctccctccctccttccctccccccCTCCCAGCAGAGGGGAGCAGACAGACTGGCGCCTAGCATGGAACTTTGATTAACCCCAGGCAGATAGCAATGAATGCGCTGCTACACATTCACTGGCTGGTCAAACTGGCAACCCTAGTGAATGTGACTTGTAGAAAACCTTCGTATGCCAGCACATCAATGCCCACACTATTCCTTTTGGTAGTCAAAGCTACATGTTGAAtaatgctttttaaagtttgcaaATACAGCATTGTAATTTTGAGCAAGTGCCCTGGAAATGCAGGATAAAGGCTTGTTTCCAAACACTTTTATCAATTTTTCATATTAACTTATGAGCATTTTCattagaaaagcaaaacaagtaCATACCATACTTTGTCGGTGTCATTCTAGAGGCACAGCCGACCTTCTTCTTTGGTGAAATTGCGAGTGAGATCTGCAGTCTAAATGGAGAGCAGAAAAGGAGTCTGAGAAGGTGGCAAGACATTATCTTAAATGTTCCCCCATAATATCTCACAGGAGAGAACAACATCTACTGTATCACAATCATAGAATAAATACagcttttgaacatgaacgttGGGTTTCAAACCATGCCAGCTTCACACACAACATGGACTTGGGAgttgtaaatgaaaatgtcatcTAGTTCCCATATCAAGACACTGATCCGCTGTGCAAAACGCTGCAGAAAAGGTGCTGTTTTGTCGGTGTGTGAGGATGTTGAAGGACAAGCATCAGTCCACTCTGCAGCCCGCATCTCTCACCTTGATTGACAAAACCATCTCCGGAGCGGCCGTGTCGTCCGTCTCAAGCGCGATCTGCAGGTCGAAGATGTAGTCAATCACATGTTGCAGGATCTCCACCTGGCTGACGGATTTGTTCTGCGGGATGCTTGGCACCAGCTCCTTCAGCTTGGAGTAGCAGTCGTTCATGTCGCACAGGGCGCTCACAGGCTCCTCCAGACACGAGTGTTTATTCCGGCTGATGGCGAGACTCTGCTCCGAAATGCAGCACACGGCCTTGTAGCAGCTCCTCGCTGAGCGGACGGGACTGATGGCTTTCATGGTGAAAACAGGCAGGaaaccacaatttaaaaaaagggacgGCGATGTTTGAGTGTCAGTGGATGACGGCTTCGCCCTCTCGTAATCTCCTTTTCTGTGTCCTGAAAAGCGACAGCCCCGTCACAGAGACGTAGCGGTTTTATACACTGCGCGCCCGCTGACGCCCACTTTCTCGCATCGAGTTCCGATTGATCAAAGACAAGAGCAGATCGATTCTCATTGGCTGTTGACACCTTGTGGAAAGAATGAGGAAATTAGGCTGGGATACCTGCGGGGCATTGCCAATCAATTAGCTACCTCTTTcaggtggttttatttatttgaaatagaTATGAAAGTAGAAGCCATTGCAAGCTCCAAAAGAATATCTGGTAAACAGAGGAAATCTTCTACCTGGAAATGGAGAAAGTCTGATTTTTATGAAGTTGTAACCCTGTTTTAGATTAGTTATACCATACTTTGTCATCGTATCAAGGTTTTCTCAAGTAGGGGCCCCAGTAATTATCATTTTAGAAAGTGTTAATGAGCCCATACCTGAGTTGAGCTTAATAATTTTATCTGAAATCTCAAGAGAATCAATtccttaaaaatatatacaccAGACTCACCTAATGTAACCTgatgggtttatttacattccACGGCAGTATACGTGTTTACATTAGGAAACACTACAGCCAaacatgtacatactgtacGATACTGAAAATATAATACAAGCTTAATATGGGTAAAAGGTCAGTAGCAATCAACTTATTTCCAcaacactaaaacattttatgagtAATCGGTAAACTGATGTAGATGAACTTCCTGATCCTAATTTAAGTTTTGGTAGCTTATATGGCTACGCCAGTTGCCTCATTGCGTGTTTCTAAATCACCTAACAGTTGATTTAAATGTTCTGCCCAAATCTAATCTCCTCTGGGTGAAAGTGATTTatagaaaattatatttcaaCAATTCCAAATGTTGCTGTCTTTTAGTTTACATCAAAGTGCGTCCCGTTCTGCTCCTATTTGGGtcttattttcccttttctcacAATCCTGTTTTGTGGAGGAATGCAAGCCTGAGCCAGCTGTGTGTCCTATCCCGGCCCAGCTGTGTTGATCTAACGCGCCAGTCCCAGACATGCTGGCGCCAGCCTCCCGACGTCATCCATTCACCCCGACGCGCACTCCCCTCTTTGGCAGACGGCCCGCCCTCCCCCGTCCACCACCAGAGGGGAGAGAAGCTGAGGCGCTCAGATTTCCAATTGGATGAACAAGTCTGTCAGTCACGGACATGAACATACGCCCTCACGTTCCCCTCCTAGTGTTGCACTCAAAGAAATTAAGAggaaaacatttccaaataCTCCAGAAATTGTGTAATGATTAATAAGCCAATGTATTAGAGACAAATCCCTTTATGAAAAGTGGTGGGAAAGGATTGTACAGGATGACACGATCACTATTAAAGCGGGACAAGTTAGCTCTCCAATGTTAAGATGACACGGTGTAGTTTTGTACAGTAGTTAGAGACAGACGTTGCTCAACGGCCCGTGGGTGCCAGAATGGTAGCCTGTGCATGTTCAAGGCATTTTGCAACCACTTTGGAAGTCTCACCCACTCAGCACTGAGGATTTGTACAATCCATTTTAGGGTAAATGGGTTTATAATCTTGGCGAGGCCGTCGGCGAAATTGACATTGCATTACGTCACACACTACTAGAAGAGATGGTAGAATATAAAACACTATTTCAGAATGGTGAGTAAGTTGAAGTCATTCTTATCTTcatttgttggttttaaatGAATGCGCACGGCTGGTTTTATCCTCTCCATTATATAGAGGTTTAACAGATGTTCAAGTCACTGCCTTTCTCCTAGCAATCATACCCCCCCCCTCCAATCCAAGGCACAAAATTTAACCGTGAGAGACTTGGTTCCAGTGCTATTTTAGAGATATTTTGTGTGAGCTGTGCGGAGTATCAAAACAAGACTTTGACCTTATATTTCTTAAACAAGTCAACAGGAGGACAAATATTGCCTTAAATTTCGCAGTTCCGGTGGGAAAATAATGACTTGTATTGGCAGACTGGGCAAACAGCTGGGGCAGGGCGCAATGCGGTTGTTAGGATTACATGGAAGAAAATTATGCAATTCGATTTAGATGATCCAAAATAAGTATCTTCGTAAATTCTCCCTTTTAGAAGCTATGAACTATTTCTAGGACATACAAATTATTTCCCTCAAATGCTCAGTCTGCAGACTGGCCAATGCGTAAATCTGtgcgaaacacacacacgcgcgcaaacacacagcagtgtgtctggGCAGGGATCAGGTGCTTGTCGGAAAGGCCCCGGACACAATCGGGTCTCTCTTTCAATGGATGGGAGAATTCCGAGCCTGGCGTCAGTGAGTCTGCCTCTCTCTccgccctccctctccctctccccgcTCCTCCGTGCAGCTGGACGCAGACAATCAAGCCATCAACAATCGCCATGCATAATTAGCactcccccctctctcccttCCCCTCTCTACTTCACACTATCTCAATTAAATTTCAATCCTTTAGATATTATTGACAGCTAAATACTACTAATGCTACTACCACCTTACTGACAGATGTGTGTTTCCTTACCTGTAGGGTCTgaatctctgtctttttttgccCCTTAAACACTTCTCTAAACATAAAAGACAACATCAGAACAGAGTGTAAAGCAATGAGGGTCATCCTgtgagagaggagacaggaagaAGCTGGGAGATGGGGACACAGAGGGGGTAAACCACCATGTGGAGTGGCAGTGTTGTACAGAGGGGTATCTTTTTCTTCCACAAGTGCAGACCCATCTTGGGAGGATAATtaagtgtaaagaaacacagTGGAACTTAATTCTTTGTGTGGGTTTGTCCTCCATCAAAGACGCTTCAGTCTTCTCTGTCAGCTTTGAACAGTCTACAGATTGCAAGCTTTTGTCCCTAGTGACCCAGGCAGTAACACGACATTCTATGCACACTGTTAGTTTGTACTGGCCACTTTTTATTTGCGTTTGCAacatgatttattcatttattcattatacTTGATTTGTAGATCTGAAGGCACCTCATGCATCAAGCCAGAAATCTATCACCACTCTATAATCAGTAAGATCCCTGGGGATGTGCACACACTAAGTAAAATGTATCGACAATATTTGCTAATGTTATGATTGGAGGTAAAATGCACCTAAATGTCTATTACTTTGCAGGGCTTAGTAACATAAGGCTGTAGTTTGATAATACAGTGGAAACCAATTGTGGGAACTGTACTGTTATCATGTAGTTATCCATGTCCTTGGGTGGAAATATTTTTCCGGCACCTCCAGGCAGGAATAGATCGAGGCAATACAACTATATACAGTAGGACGTGGGACACAAACCACAGAAGGCCATAAAGCCCATGGCCACACATAGGACCAAAACAAGGTGACTAGAAATTTCAGAGCATCTAGGCACATGGAGAGGCTGCCAGCTGCTGGTCATGctattgttttgtcattttcttcgACCCTGACGGGAACAGTCCGTTTATTCTGCAGCTATTTCACTGAGTGTAGACATCTGGGTTTGCGTAAGCATAATTAAGGACTGACTTGGTGATGGTGGCTGGGGCCAGTTGGTGTAGGCGAGTGTGATCTGGTTAGTCACAACACCTTCCATCAACTCTCTCCAACAACATGTGACAGCTTCTGAATTGAAATTATGTATGTTCCTCTTTTACTAACACATATCCGAGTAGCTTATACAGATACATCTGAAGCACAAAGACCTGGAATAAACCACCCTGGATTCGACAACAGTCTTGCTGCTGTAGTCCCCTGTTGGATGACCATTAATGGAAGCACTGCGGAGTGTAAGCTCTCTGCTAAAGCAATTCCTCTGTtttcaaaaatgcaaataaacacCAGAATGAGCATCTGCAGacagcacagagacaaactgGCTGTGTCCACTTGTTGTCTCCTTATTGCCAGGGAAGAATGAGTGTGATCCACATCTAGTCTTGAACCCTCTTAATTTGGAGCTACAGCCTTAATCCTAACCAAAATCAAGGCCTACTCAACTATTTACAGATGACTAAAAGATGATGACTATAATAATTGCAAATACCCTTGTGTAATCTTTGTTCTTGCCGCTGTTTGCAAGCAGGACATTTATGGTAAATACACTTTAAACTCACTTGAAGTGGAAAGTTGACCCTATTATTAAGGACATTATGGGCCTATAGACGCCACACAGAGTGTTGCTTGTATGTTGCTTTAAAGTGTTTGGTTGATAAACTGCTCCTAACTACAACTGACTGCATCTAAATGCTTATATGGAGCAGAAGTTGAGTTGGAAGAAGATACATAATGGCAAAGAACCAAACACAAAACTCACCAACTGCTAATGACCAATTACTATGatgatatatgatatatgaGTTGCAATATATGAGGACaggtgatattttaaaa is a window from the Channa argus isolate prfri chromosome 16, Channa argus male v1.0, whole genome shotgun sequence genome containing:
- the id3 gene encoding DNA-binding protein inhibitor ID-3, translated to MKAISPVRSARSCYKAVCCISEQSLAISRNKHSCLEEPVSALCDMNDCYSKLKELVPSIPQNKSVSQVEILQHVIDYIFDLQIALETDDTAAPEMVLSIKTADLTRNFTKEEGRLCL